The window AGTCTATCTGTCGAACATCTTGTCTTAATATTATCATTTGTCGAACCTCTAATGCGTGAAATCTGCTTCTTATTTATACACGCTTTTCATGTTGTATGCACCATGTGTATATCTCATGCTCCTATACATATCATAGAGAATTTGAGCACGCTAGTTTTGTACTTTCTAATATGAATATAGTATGACTATGCCATTAGTCAATGCAAATAGTCTGGTATGTAACGGCGTGCTCATACAAAATTAAATTTCTCGAATTTAGAGTATTAGAGAGGTCTAGATCAAAAGCGAGATTTTCTTGCTCACTCAAATCCTGCAGGTTATATATTATGTCGTTTCCTTGCTAAATTTTAAGAAAGGGTTTTCAACTTGATCGACATCACTAGAAAGAATCACGCAGAAACCAGATTTGCCTGCAATACCCAAATCTCCGCAGGGTATAAAGTTCTATATTTGTGTCGCCTAGCCTTGTTTTATTAATTGTAAATTTCTTTTTCCTCTTCAGTTATGTGAATGGTCGATATCTCTGATAAGAATGGCTCCAAGCTCTTCATATATTGGAGATCCAATCAGTTTAAGACTTCAAATACTTACCTTTTCAACCAGTTCATGGAAGTTTGTATTATATGAAAGTTGTGGGTTACCAAGAAATTAGAGGTTAAATTTAGTACTAGCTCATAAATCCACCACATCCATGGCACAAAAGTCTTGAGCTGTAAACTTGTAATCGCATGGTTTTCTGGGAGTAGTATAGCTTTCCTGATACATATTCTTAAAGTGGAAATAATTGACTAAATTTCATTGATGTTTGGAGCCTCAAACCAGATTAATTTGAACAAATTAATTAACACTCGATCGATCCTCAACTGTCAAAGAATACTGCTGTATGATTCGCCGAGTGCTTCAATTTCTGTTATATTTCCATGGTCTTTTCATTGATTAAGCACTTCGTTTTAAGTCTTAACCAGCAAGCTTAGACGTGCTATAGGGTATAAATTTTTATATACGTACAATTTACTTGTGAGAAATTCGTCGAGGGACGAATCAACTTTTCATGTTTGCTAACTAAATTATAAGGCTAAATATGGACTTTGTGAGTACTTTCGCATCAGGGAGATCGATGGAGGCCTGGTGCTATGTCAAATCCAAGAGGCAGCTTAGTTAGCAGCCTGGAAATACTTGATCACCATAATTAAAACGAGCCGAGCAGCTGAACATAAACATGGACACAACATTAAGCCTAGGGCTGAGGACAAAGATCACTGCATGCATGATGCATATTCCTTGGTCATGTATCCATCGATCACAGCTAGCTAGCTATCACTGGACGTACAGCAACGTTAAGAATCTTGGTCCAGAACGTACCCTTTTTAAGGACCATGCAGCTGTAGCTACAACTAAATTACAAAAATGACTACTGTTCATATTTGTTTGTATTCTCTATCTGCTGCTGCATCATCAGCAGGTGTTTCTTGTAATGTCATCTATCCAACTTGTTCTTTCAGTTAGTTTACCTCCCCTTAGGTTTTCGAGATAATTCATCGAATACCTTCCTTTGGTTTCTGATGCGGAGGACAAGTACGTCGATCTCTTGATAGTAAGGTCGACCAAAGCAGCCAGAAGAACCAAAGCATCTCCATGCACGATGCTGATTCCTGTTTTGGATAACCTCATGCCAGTAATGGCTACTATTTCTCCGACTGCGAGGATGACATAGTGATGAAGATGAAGGCCTCCCAATCGACATGCGTGACATTCGGTTATAGGCTGAGATTCTACTATGTAGTTCAGTGAATCAATCCAAATCGATCGGAGCAGGGCCGGACCTGAGATTTCAAGACCTGAGGCGAGTTTTAAAAATGATGCCGTATAACGATCATAAAGAAAAAAAAAAAAAAAACTGGCCAATCGGCCATAAAAGAACCAAACTTTAGAACAAAGAAACTTACAAATACAATAAGGGAAACAAAAGATGATCGAAAACAATATAGCATATATACAACAAAATATATGACCTGAATAGATCGATTTGATTGGGAATGAATTGGGCAAATATGATCTGGTGTTTGGCATTTTGATCGATCAATAGAAACAAGGATAAGAAACGGGTTGTTTGGAGGTTGAAAACAATGAAGCTTTGGAGGTTGAAGAAGGGTGTGTTTAATAGAGTTGAGACTGGAAAGTTCTAAAACTCTGTATGCTCAAAAGCAAGGAGTAAAATATCTAAAATATTCTCGATATTTCTTCAAAATTTCCGTTTTTTATAATTACCGATATTAATTTTCATATCTTTCCGATATTTTATATTTAGTCTATTTTTGGTCGAATATACAACTTTTAGATAAAATTTGGTAAAATTTCCATCGATATTCGATATTATCTCGAGGGTAAAATATTGTATAGTCCTTGTGGTTTGAAGTCGACATCTGTTTAGTCCTTATGGTTTTATTTTAATCTGAATAGTCTTTAAAGTCATGATTTTTCATCCAAATAGTCATTATGGTTTTATTTTAATCTGAATAGTCCTTAAAGTCATGATTTTTCATCCAAATAGTTTTTATAGCCTTTAACTGAGAAAATTGTCGGAACGACTATTCGAAAGGACCACCACCACTCGTCAAACCCCAATACCCCCCCCCTCCCCCCCGCCCAAGTATTTTGGGACTGAGGCGGCCGCTGCTTGGGCCTCACCTCAGGTCCGGGTCTAGATCCGAGCATGCAGCTTCTTGATGAATTGGTGTCTGTGAGGATGGTTATGGCTTTAGGTTGGAGTTTCCACTAATTGTTCTTGTTTTTTGGTTGGATTTATATTAGGGAAATGCATGTACGTACTAGGATTTACGCTTTCTGAATTTTGTTATTCATTTATGTATCGAGACATATATATACAGCACCCTTTCATATTGTACGTAGTGCAGAACTATACAATCAAATAGTAAGAACCAAAAATCAGAAAAAGGGTAATCTGTATAAGTATTCCCAAACTTTGCCATCATGCTAGTTGTTTTCCAGCATCTCTTGTATCTACGATGAATTACTTATGCTACTAGTTTTGAGTATTACGTAAAATCGCAAGTGATTGAAATCATTGAATCCGTTAATTTGTCGCACAATTGCAATATTAATTTTTCTGTCCAAAATGAACAATATAAATCTGTGTGTTAGAGCTTAGAAATAAGAAATTTATGGCTCTTATTTGGATGGTAATCCTACTTGGCTACTTGTAGCACTTTCTTTTCATTTGAATTGAATGATGGCAGAGCAAGTGACTGTGTGAGGAGAGACTAGTTGTTGGATCAGAAAATAAGACCCAACTCAGACATGTCCATGAACTGGGCCGGGCCTCTTTGAAATAAAAACACAATTTAGGCCCAGAACTCTTCAATCGCGGGTAATTTTGCAATGGACGAAACTAGCCCCAAGAGGAGAAGCACATAGGGTCATATCGCGAAAAATTGAAAGGGAAAATGAGAAACAGAGAGCCAGAATTGGTTTATTGCTTTATGGCTGGACTCCTCTAGTCTTGTGAATAAAGCTTTTCATATTTTAGGACACACCTCTGCGAAGTGTGAAGGTCTAGAAACCTCACACCACTGCCAAAGTGAGAAATAGTCATAGGCCTTCTGAAGCATCAGTTTCACTCTCTTGAAAACTCAAACAAGTAAAGTGAAAAAGGGTGATGTAGATAATTTCTCTTCAAGGAAACCTGAGATTCTTCTGATACACCATTACTCTTGCATTTTATACCCACCCATTACTCCCAACTCATGTGCTTCACATCACATTTTTGGTGTTAGAAGAGAGAGGAACTTGTAGAGAGAGAAAGATAGTAGGAGGTACATTTTTGGTTTGAGAGTAGTTTGATTTAGTTTCTGAAGTTGAAGAGGGCTTTGAAATTCTGAGGCTTTTCTTTTCTCCAGTTTTGGTTGGTTATCCTCAAGGAGGAGATCAGTGGGTGAAATCCACCATGAGAAAGAACACTTGGGTTTTGCAGTACTGCCTGTTGTTCATGGGATGCTATCTTGGTATGTTCTGTTCCTTAGTTTGCTTCTTCTTTCTTTCGGAGTACTATTTTTGTTTTAAGTATTTGATTTTGTTTTAGCTGAGATCTTCTTGTTCAGAAGTTGGAAGTCGCTGGTCAAAGTTCACATTTTTGTTTTATGCTTGCTTGCTATCAAACAAATTTAGAAATGCTTCTTTTTTTTTTCTTTGTTGGAAAGGTGCTCTGTGATTTGCATAATTTATTTTCTGGAATAAGGGAATGAAACTGCTAATAATGCTAAATGTCCTAATCTTCTTTTATATTAAAATGGTCAATTAGCAAGAACATTAAGGGTTCTCCCTCTCTGAGGGAAAATAAATAAATGATGTAGATGAATCTCCTGTGTTTTTGTTATTGTTTTTGAAGAAATGTGGTCTGGGAAACCCAGATATCATGGTAACTGAGTCCCCATGATGAAAGCATACTGATACATAATTGATATTAGTAAGCTATTGTTGTCTTTGTTCAAAATGTTGTGTTGCTCTTATTTACAAATGCTTGTTCAAAAACTTAATTTTATACTTTTTCATGGAATTCGCTTCTTCAGTTTTGTCCCTCCTGTTTGCTACTTATACTTGAGCAAAGCATTTAACAGCACCATAGGTAATAGATTGAAAACACATCATTAAGCTTTGTTCAGTAGATATCAATAATCTCAGACTTTAATTGTTGGCTATAGTAACTCTACTCGGAACTTTGTGTCTTGAGAAGTTCATGTGGCAGAAGTGGGGTAGATACTGTAGATTCACAATGGAGATATTGTAGAGTAGACTCGTATTCAGTTCAATTTCAAATGTCAATAATTGATCAATAATGAAAGCTGATCACCTCATCCATTTCTATTATGTTCCATATCTAATCTCCACGTTTTTCAACTTCTTTAGCTTTAACAATGGGAGCTGGTGTGGAAGAGAAAGTAGATGGTGCAATGCCAGTGACTACATTGTCGCCACCAGAAGGGAACACAACATTCCTTGATGGCACAACATGGTGTGTGGCTCTTGCTGGTGTCTCCCAAGTTGATCTGCAGAATGCATTAGATTGGGCCTGTGGACTTGGAATGGCAGACTGCAAGGCCATCCAAGATGGCGGGCCCTGTTACGATCCAGACACTCTCTTATCTCATGCTTCCTTTGCTTTCAATAGTTACTATCAACAGAATGGGAATTCTGATATTGCTTGCAATTTTGGGGGTACTGCTGCTGTCACTAAATATAACCCAAGTAAGTTCTGCATCTCCTTAATTCTCTCCGATTACTATTGTAAAGGTTAACACTAGGACTTAGGACAAGTACAATAACTATAACTATCTAGCATTTTGGATAACAATGGATTTAGAACACCTTAGATATCAATTTGGAAGCGCAATCCATGGTACATTGGGTGCTATATTCTGATTTCCACAACACCTTAAATTATAAGCTTCATTTTTCCTTTACTTCATTGATTTGAGGAAAGTGACGATTAGCTTTTTGGCCATTTTAGTAGAGATTAGAACTACTTGTACTTCTTAGACATTTAACTTTAAGACAATATGGGTTTCTGATCTTACCATAATGTCATTTAAAGTTGTAACCACAAGGATCTATTCCTTCCTTAAGAGTAGTTGCAGAACACTAATATAGCTTTGCTTCACCACTTATATAAGCTCCAGCGACATTTTTTCTAATGCTACATAATGCTAATTGAATATATTAGCTGATTATGAAGCTTAATACTTGATTTTAGTTAGACCAGAATGTAAAGTCCTAAACTTATAACATCATTCAGCCAAGAACAGATATTGATAAGTTTCGTTGCTACATTGCAGGTTATGGAAAATGTGTCTATGCTGCTCCTGGGTATGGTTTTCACCTACATATATATCAGTTTCCCTCATCTTTCCCATCTTAGTTATAAATTACTTCTTATGGATTGATTTTTTGCATAAAATATTTCTTGTTTTTCAGATCTGTTGGCTCTGCAGCAGCTCCATCGTTGATCTCCCTTTGGTGGTGGAAACTTGCTCTCCTTTGTTTACTCCCTTTGTATCTAGGAAGCTGATCATGGCTCATGATCATTAGTTATAAACCGGATTAAACTGGTCAAAAAGTCGAATTCGACTGTTTTGTACAAAACTATTTTAATGTCATGGAAAGGAAAAGGCAGGAGATCAGAACATGATTAGCCTATGATTATGTAATTGCAGTATGCTTGCTTATTCCTGTCTTTGTTTCTGGTTTAGGAATCTTTAGCTAATTAAGCAAGCCCCCATCTCTCTCTTTTTCAACCTGTCTTTTGGTTTGATCTACTATGCCCCTTTAAAATGGAGCAAATTTCTGTTCCCCCATACCCTTTTCTGAGTTCTATCCTCATTCTTAGTTCTTTCCTCATTGGGCTCCTTTCACTAGACGCTATGGATATGACCGGATAACCTTGTCAATTTCTCGCGAGACGTTGATATATGAAAATATGGGAGATGAGATTTTGAGGTTTAAACACATCCCAAGGAACAGAGATCTTGAGGTTTTGAATATTGAAAGATGGGTTTAAATGTGGGGGCCCAAAAATCCCTGGATAGTATCTTTGTTCCATTTATATATAGCTTTTGTCCTTCTCACACGTCCTGGGAAAATCAGTTCATCATTACATATGTTGTGTAATGAATAAACTACACAGTTAAAAGACAAATTTGCCCTCGCGCATTGTTGTGTTTCCCGCTCAAACGTAGGTTACAACGGCCCACGGTAAAGAGACATATGATAAAATTGGAACGATAAGTAGAACAACAACATTGCCCAGAGGATGACATGTATAAACCGAGAATTGATTAAGATAGAAGAAGTTAAAAACAAGGCAGCAAATTGGCTAATTTGACTTGTCTTTGGAGCGCTTGAGCTTGACTCGTGAAGTGCACTCGGGTTTTAGGAAACGAAATTTTAGATTTTCTGTGCTCAACTAGAGTTGGTTCGATTTCAAGTTGATCTAAAATTTAAGGATACATTTACTGAAATATACAATTTTAGAATGCGCTTAATCAACATAAACTTAGTTTTTGATCTAGATATACTTGTGAAGTTGTGAATATCTAAAGTGTGACACTCACACCCCGAGCTTCTGCGGTCGTTGAACTCTGTTCAAGGTCGGTTAACCCGTCCAATTAAAACTTCATTTTGTAGCACAACGGTATGGGCTGACTTGACCAGCTTGACCCATCCAGCCCATTTCTATTTGGGTCATTGTCCATGTCCAGCTCAATACCTGGTTCCATCATCAACAATCCAAATGGACATTTTCTGACTATCACAAAAACCTTATCCAACTGAGAAAATCCAATGAGGTAAAGCCAAGTCAGCAACAAGTATCTTGGTGTATCCAAATCTGTGTTTCTGAAGCCACAAGTTGCTCATGTGGCTGAGGTGAAGACTTTCTTATTCAAAAAGCTTATAATCTTTGCATTACAGGCTACCACAGTTCAGAAAATTATCCAAAAAACACAGAGAGAGACATTTGCAGACTCCTAACTTCAGTTGTGACTAGAAATGGCAGCAGCTACTATGACTACTTCTCTCCCTCAGTTCAATGGGTTGAGACCCAAGATCTCATCCAATGTACAGAGCTTGGTAAGTGCTTGTTTTCTCTCATTCATTTTCAGACATCTTTGCTGATTCTGAATGTGTGTAATGCAGTTGGCTCTTGCTTCTTGTTTATTGAAATATATGTTTAATGGGAATGCTCAAGATTTAGTTGAAGTTGGATCTAGGAAAATGTCACAATTAATGGTGTATGTTTTGATGACTTATGCATGGATCAAATTGAAGAAGAAATTTGACCTAGTAGGTACAAGTTAAAGGAAACAAGACTAAAAAAGAGCTTTCCTATTTGGGTTAGAAGTTTAACTGTTGGAGTGAAGAGAAATGGATCCGTTTATAGGGCTCTGTTGCTCTTTTAAGTGATCGGAAGTTCTTATGGGTGGTTATTGTTGAAGTGACTGGCACCAAAAATGAGATTACTGTCATTTTTAAGAGGTAATTAATAGGTGTCAAATTTTGTTCACGAAATAATGTGAGTGTTTTCTATATCTTATTTTGAGTTACGATCTTAATTTTATTTGACATGTCTATAAGTCTATTAATTCATTATTTGGTGAACATATTTTGTGAGTCAAACAATTTTCTGTCATAAGCATCAAAGATCTTAAAGATTTCAGTTAGGTGAAGATGATGATCATGCTCATACGGGAATATATAGTTAGAGACCTGACCCCCAACTACTACATGGTTTTGTTAATTCTTGCACTAGTTAACTGACTGCAGTATTTCTCATTGTTCAGGCTGCTGTTCAACCAATGAGGCGCAAGAGCCAAGGTGCTTTGGGAGCTCGCTGTGACTTCATAGGTTCACCCACCAATTTGGTAAGCATGTATATATTCACATCTCTATGAATTTGAACTATGAAGCTTAGGAGATGATCAATACTAAATGCATCTTTTTTTTTTCTTTGTTGATATAGATCATGGTGACTACTACAAGCCTAATGTTGTTTGCTGGGAGATTTGGGTTGGCACCATCTGCAAACAGGAAGGCAACAGCAGGATTGAAGCTCGAAATCAGGGAGTCAGGTCTTCAAACTGGTGACCCAGCTGGGTTCACCCTTGCTGATACCTTGGCTTGTGGGACTGTAGGTCACATGATTGGGGTTGGGGTTGTTCTTGGCCTTAAGAACATGGGTGCTCTGTAAAAAGTAATGTGAATCCAAATCTGCACGTATTTCATTTCTAAGTTGTTTTGTTTCTCTGCTTGACAAACACAAGATTTAAAAGCTTAATCTTGGATTAGGGAATAAGGTAACAATATATAACAAGCTAGTGAAGCGGACATCAAATACCATATCTCCAAGTAACTATAGAACAATCGTATTGTGAAAAAGTTACCCCGATTGTTAGTGTGTTCTCATGTCTATATGGATTTCCAATAGCACGTCTGACTCCCACGCAAATCACCAGCCAATGAGGGTCGGTAAGATTGACAAGGCACTTGATTGGAACTCCCGCATAAGTTCAAGTCCCCACAATCACAAGTTCCTTATTGGTACGTTACCGAGTACTGGGGACCTGCATGACCCATATGATGTTGGTAAAAGTGTTGGCTTCTAAGAGTCTGAGTCATCTTACGGCCTGCCTGTGAAAGCCTACGGGTTTACAAAGAGGAAAACACTGATCCAGGCCTCCAGGGGGAGGTCTGACTGCACTTAAGTGGTAATTGGCTTGGACCCAGATTAGGTGGGTTGCCTCCCCCAATTCACATACCATACACCAAAAAAAACCTACACTTGATCTTAGGCTAAGCATTTCTAAACACTGAAGCATGTGTTGATGTAGTTGTGTTTGTGGTTATGGCTGATGAAGGAAAAACTGCTTCAAAGGCACGTAAGTATTTACGCTGTCCTTTAGACTTTATTTGCCCCACAACTAGTGTGCAAAGGGGTTTGATCAAATAGCCTTTAGGATACAATGAAGCCTAGCACTTGCTTATTGTTGTTCTTTCGTTTTGCACTCACGAAGATACAACCTACACTCGATTAAGGTTACAAGAAACTCAAGGTTGCTAGAAACTATATCTGCAGTTTTATAGTTTCTAGATTTTTGCTGGTGTTAAGAAAATATAGATGGAGGTTTGAGAAGAGAGAAACAGGTTTCCTGATATGAGAATATGCAGAAGAACTTATTCCTATATATAGGAATAGTCGTGCCTTTCCAGGATATTGACATACCTTTTCATTTTTTGTTTTAAAACTCTTCAGCAAGAGTTATTTACAATTGCCAACAGTCATATACAATAGCAACTGATATGCCTTTTCATTACATACATGCCTCTTGGTTGTGCATACACTGTTTCAGAACTCTCCTTTTATAATTTGAAAATCTCTCTAACAGCATGGAGCATGTAGTTTTAAAGTTTCTCTTATGCAACTAGTTCAAAAAAAACAAACGAAGCTTAAAGTTTAGGATACGGTAAAGCATCTCAAACAATGACTGTTATTTCCATATAAGTAGCACAAATATCACAAGTGAAGGCCCCATTCCCCTCCACTTTTACTACTCCGAAGTCTATGCCCATCTAACAACTTGAGCTCAGGCGTGGACACTGGCGGAGATACATAGAGACCAAAGGGTGTCATGATTTATGATTTTATCTGTATTTAGTGTTTGGAGTCTAGCTAGTTTAAAAGTTTTAGTTATGCTGGCACCTCCGAGTCCTCTAGATTGGTTTTGTTTACTAATAAAAATAATAAAAATTTTCTCTTTCTAAGAAAATTAGCTGTTTTAGTCCAATAAAGAACAAGAAAAGCTTTATATTAACCTATTCCTAATACAATTATACTTCTACCTAGCTCACCCCACCAATTAACATTGTCTTCTATAAATAATCAAACTCATAGCAGCATATTCGTACAAATATGTTCAAAATCAGTTGAGAGACTACAAATACATCTTCTTGATATGCAATGAATAAGATTCGATGCAACTGAAACAATAGAGTTTGATTATTGATGACTTTCGCGATATGCAGGAGCGACGAGTCCATTTTTAATGTATTACCCTATTTTAAAACTTTATTATATTATAGACTATGTTTTTTTTTTCAAAAACCTCTTTGATATTGACCCCCGTCACTTATATTTCTTGGTTTCGCCTCTGGGCGTGGAGCCATGTACAACGTTGGTTAGGCTTGAGCCCAACCGAGATTTCAAAAATAAATTTTTTAACGTGTCATTCAAGTACATCTCGATCTTTTGCAGTGCTGATTTAACATTTTAGTTAATTCTTAACCCACCTAAGTTCGAACTTGTCCATACTCATCTAGTGATTATAATTTTTTTTTTGAGATATTATCACACATTTGTTTTACCTTTTATTTTCATATGAGATTCTCAATCTTTTCTTTCTCTTTTAATTAATTAAACAGTAATTTCATATACGTTTTCATATTTTACGTCTCAAAAGAGTGTGCATATAATATATTTTGGTTGCCGATAATATATTTTTGTTTAAAATTATCATATTATATTTGTTTTAAAAATTTATAGACAACGAAAAGAAAATTGCAAGCCCACCCAGTGAATGCTAGATCCACCACTGCTTGAACTGCTTGAGCTTGAGAGCGAATTTGGGGGCGGAATTAGGGTGACAACTTGAAGTTCTGCGATGTCGACGGCGAGCTTGGTCCAACAAGAAGCACACACTGAGAAGATGAGTGAAGAAGGAAGAAGAAGATGGGAGGAGATGAACATGGATTGCTTAGTAAATGCGTTTAGCAGAGCTGGAATGGAGTCACTGCTTTTGGCTCTCCCTTTTGTCTGTAAGTCCTGGCACGAAGCTACTCACAGTCCTTCATGCTGGACATGTCTTAAGTTTCCTGATCATAAACCCTATCCTTTGTTCGTTGATAAGGCTGAAGATATTGACACTCCACCTCGGAGTTTCGGCCCATTTTATGAAAAGTTTATAGAACAGTATGGAATCGATAAGAGTCGATTTTCAATCACTGCTTTTATAAAGATGGTGGTTGATCGGAGCAACGGGCAGGCTACTCTACTTAAGCTACCCCATTTCATTACAGAAGCAGCTCTGAGATATGTTTCAGATGCGTGTCCTCTGCTCAAACACTTAACGTTTGAGGATAATCTGTTGATTTTCAAGCATTATCAAATTCTCCCGGAAGTGATAGGAAAGTGGAAGTTTCTGGAGAGCTTGTTGTTAGGGGGCACCATGGTGCTGATTCACCAGCATTTTAATATTGGAAAGACCTTCAGTAAATATTTTTGGGGGTTGTTGACACTGGAAATGGAAACTCCGAGCTGTGATAATGTTTTGGAGAGAATTATAGTGCAGATTGGAACTCACTGCAAGCATTTTAGGCAGCTAAGTCTTGTACTAACCCATCTTCGTCAAGTCGAGGCATTGGCAATTGTGAACTTTCTGCCACACCTTGGGAACATATTGGCGGTCAGGTGCATCATCAAAAGGGATAGCATTCTCACAATTGCTCAGGGATGCAAAGAGCTTCAGGTTTTTCATGCCAAGGAATGTGCAGGCTTTGGAGAGGATGATGAAGAAGTATGCAAGCTTGCTGGTGAGACTGGTCAGATTGTATGTGAGGATTGTGTGCTCGATGATGAACTTCTGACTCTGTTGGTTATTCGCAGACCTACTTTATTGAGGAGATTAATGATTCTCATGTTCAGACTGCTGAGTCATTGAGAGATTAGTAAGGCGGTTTTCATTTTGGTCCATCTTGATTCTTTTGTATGGTCTCAACTCTGAAAAGCTAATATCTGAATAGACCTTATGACTTGAATCTTTGTATTGCTGTGTTGGTCATTTCAGAAGTTCAAGTGTTACTATGTTTGTTATTTCAAAAGTCCAAGTGATATGTCTGTAAATTTTTCTCAAGCAATTGATGGATTTTTGCCACTTTTCACATAGATTAAAGGCTCCTACGGTGTTTAGTAGAGATATCCACATACTCTGTTGCTAAGTTTTCTCCAGATTTCAACATCTTGGATGACATAGATCTCTTTCCCAAATTCCTTATCAGTTG of the Fragaria vesca subsp. vesca linkage group LG6, FraVesHawaii_1.0, whole genome shotgun sequence genome contains:
- the LOC101292830 gene encoding glucan endo-1,3-beta-glucosidase 13-like translates to MRKNTWVLQYCLLFMGCYLALTMGAGVEEKVDGAMPVTTLSPPEGNTTFLDGTTWCVALAGVSQVDLQNALDWACGLGMADCKAIQDGGPCYDPDTLLSHASFAFNSYYQQNGNSDIACNFGGTAAVTKYNPSYGKCVYAAPGSVGSAAAPSLISLWWWKLALLCLLPLYLGS
- the LOC101298445 gene encoding photosystem I reaction center subunit psaK, chloroplastic-like; translation: MAAATMTTSLPQFNGLRPKISSNVQSLAAVQPMRRKSQGALGARCDFIGSPTNLIMVTTTSLMLFAGRFGLAPSANRKATAGLKLEIRESGLQTGDPAGFTLADTLACGTVGHMIGVGVVLGLKNMGAL
- the LOC101293126 gene encoding uncharacterized protein LOC101293126, whose translation is MSTASLVQQEAHTEKMSEEGRRRWEEMNMDCLVNAFSRAGMESLLLALPFVCKSWHEATHSPSCWTCLKFPDHKPYPLFVDKAEDIDTPPRSFGPFYEKFIEQYGIDKSRFSITAFIKMVVDRSNGQATLLKLPHFITEAALRYVSDACPLLKHLTFEDNLLIFKHYQILPEVIGKWKFLESLLLGGTMVLIHQHFNIGKTFSKYFWGLLTLEMETPSCDNVLERIIVQIGTHCKHFRQLSLVLTHLRQVEALAIVNFLPHLGNILAVRCIIKRDSILTIAQGCKELQVFHAKECAGFGEDDEEVCKLAGETGQIVCEDCVLDDELLTLLVIRRPTLLRRLMILMFRLLSH